In the genome of Flavobacteriaceae bacterium YJPT1-3, the window CAGCATGTAGCTACGCGCATTCGCAACTTTTTAGAGGGCTCAGAAATTTTGGAGGACCATATCGATTGTGAACGGGTGCAGGACCCCTACTCTCTCCGATGCATGCCTCAGGTACATGGTGCCAGCCGCACTGCCTGGCTGCATCTTAAGGAACTCGTTGAAATAGAATTGAACGCGGTCACCGATAATCCGGTGGTCATTGACGAAGACCTGACCATCAGTGGCGGAAATTTTCACGGCCAACCGCTCGCTATGGCTATCGATTATGCATGCCTGGCGGCTTCTGAGCTGGGCAGTATTGCAGACCGAAGGATCTACCTGGCTCTTGAAGGCAATATTGGCGTACCGAAACTGCTGATGAAGGATACCGGAATCAATTCTGGTTATATGATGCTGCAATACACCTCTGCCGCCCTGGCCAGCGAGAATAAAAGCCTTTGTTTTCCGTCTAGTGCCGACAGTATTCCTACCTCTTTGGGGCAGGAAGATCACGTTAGTATGGGCTCGATTTCAGGACGAAAAGCACTACAGGTGGTCGAGAATTTAGAAAAGATACAGGCTGTAGAACTCCTAACTGCAGCACAGGCCTTTGAATTCCGGAAACCCCTCAAATCAGGGCCGGTACTCGATGCCATACATAGTGCGCTTCGGGAGACTGTTTCCTTTGCTGCTGAAGATCGCATTTTTGCTGAGGATATTGAACTAGGCTTACAATTCATTAAATCCGGTAAGGCCATCCATATCGCGCAGCAAATCCTGGAACAAAACGGAGTGAATACCAGCACCCCCTGGAGTGCACAATTCGATGGTTACTGATATGGAAAATACCTTTGTAATCGGACCGATCTCCCAGTGCCTTCCCATGACCAATCTGCCCGGTCGCGGAGCGCTTCGAGATGAACAACTCCCCATCATCGAACAAGCAGGAATACGGGTTGATCAGGGGAAGGTGATTGAAGTAGGTCATTTTGATCCATTGTCCGCTTTCGCGAAAGCCAATCAGCTACCTCTTCATCAGTTAGAAAGACCCTATGTGGCCTTACCGGGATGGGTGGATGCACATACTCATCTCTGTTTTGGAGGCAGCCGGGCTCGGGACTATGCTCTGCGCAATTCGGGAAAATCTTATTTGGAAATCGCTAAGGCCGGAGGAGGTATCTGGGATACGGTGACGCAAACCCGGGCCACCTCTAAAGCCCAGTTGACCGAAGACTTCATCAACCGTTTAAAGCGCTGCCAGCATCTAGGGGTGACTACGGTGGAAGTCAAAAGCGGCTACGGTCTGAATGTAGAGGAGGAATTGAAATTATTGGAAGCCATCCAGGCGGGAGCAGAACGATCAGCTTCTAAAGTGGTGAGCAGCTGTTTGGCAGCGCACTTGATGCCTAAGGATTTTTTGGAGAGTCCTGAGGCGTATCTGAAAATGATCAGCCAGGAGCTCTTCCCTATCCTTAAAAGTCGAAATCTGGCAGATCGCATAGACGCCTTTGTGGAAGAAAGTGCCTTTAGTGCGGAGCAGATCCGTCCCTATTTTGCCGAAGCGATCAAACTAGGCTTCGACCTTACAGTACATGCGGATCAATTCACAACCGGTGGTAGTGCGCTGGCGGTGGAAATGGGGGCGCGTAGTGCTGATCATCTGGAGGCCAGCACTGCCAAGGAGATTGCGCTTCTAGCCAAAAGTAACACCGTGGCCGTTGCCCTGCCCGGGGCTTCCTTAGGCTTAGGATGTGGGTATACCCCTGCTCGTGCCCTGCTCGA includes:
- the hutI gene encoding imidazolonepropionase codes for the protein MENTFVIGPISQCLPMTNLPGRGALRDEQLPIIEQAGIRVDQGKVIEVGHFDPLSAFAKANQLPLHQLERPYVALPGWVDAHTHLCFGGSRARDYALRNSGKSYLEIAKAGGGIWDTVTQTRATSKAQLTEDFINRLKRCQHLGVTTVEVKSGYGLNVEEELKLLEAIQAGAERSASKVVSSCLAAHLMPKDFLESPEAYLKMISQELFPILKSRNLADRIDAFVEESAFSAEQIRPYFAEAIKLGFDLTVHADQFTTGGSALAVEMGARSADHLEASTAKEIALLAKSNTVAVALPGASLGLGCGYTPARALLDAGAALAIASDWNPGSAPMGHLLLQAAVLGAAEKLSNAEVLAGISCRAADALGLETAGRIQAGAAADFLLFPTDDYREITYHQGQLLPDYVFIDGQAVKQPNHEL
- the hutH gene encoding histidine ammonia-lyase translates to MKTTSSHFAYGEDQLSCRLALKLARGTLQGTLSPSAAQKIQSSQQVVATIVDREEPVYGINTGFGPLCTTRINKEETRRLQTNILKSHSVGVGDPVSSEIARLMLVLKLHALAQGFSGVALETLQRIQWHLDEGIIPVVPSQGSVGASGDLAPLAHLFLPLIGLGEVEYEGEKQPTQQVLDRYNLSPLSLGPKEGLALINGTQFIAAHAVLLIERLQRALDHADLFGAMMLEGLQGSARPFMEALHQLRPYQANQHVATRIRNFLEGSEILEDHIDCERVQDPYSLRCMPQVHGASRTAWLHLKELVEIELNAVTDNPVVIDEDLTISGGNFHGQPLAMAIDYACLAASELGSIADRRIYLALEGNIGVPKLLMKDTGINSGYMMLQYTSAALASENKSLCFPSSADSIPTSLGQEDHVSMGSISGRKALQVVENLEKIQAVELLTAAQAFEFRKPLKSGPVLDAIHSALRETVSFAAEDRIFAEDIELGLQFIKSGKAIHIAQQILEQNGVNTSTPWSAQFDGY